A genome region from Terriglobia bacterium includes the following:
- a CDS encoding ChaN family lipoprotein yields the protein MNWALFSMVVIALVTHPADFTIIDAARGQKPLSALIRQLADKRVVFIGENHERYDNHLDQLKIIRGLQTQAPDRWVIGVEYVQRRFQPFLDEYINRAISEDEFLRRTEYFDRWGYDYRLYRPIFRFARDHHIPVIALNAERELTDEVDKDGLKALPPADRARLPEIGSANAAYRERLRKVFDEHPDTGDFERFVEVQLVWDETMADTAANYLAAHPDKSMIVLAGEGHIAFGSGIPDRIRRRLPGIATAILLPADKPDEDLEGADYLLVSQMQTLPPSGKMGITLDTTGPLRVKTVAPGSAAARAGLQSGDRIDAIDSRPVHSLTDFRLALLEKKPGQRVKLGLQRGTVQLTLQR from the coding sequence CAATCATCGATGCGGCGCGCGGGCAAAAGCCATTGTCCGCTCTCATCCGACAGCTCGCGGATAAGCGCGTGGTGTTCATCGGCGAAAATCACGAGCGTTACGACAACCATCTCGATCAACTGAAAATCATTCGCGGGCTGCAGACGCAAGCGCCGGATCGCTGGGTGATCGGAGTGGAGTACGTTCAACGACGCTTTCAACCTTTTCTGGACGAATATATCAACAGGGCGATCAGTGAAGATGAGTTCTTGCGGCGAACCGAATACTTCGATCGATGGGGATACGACTATCGGTTGTATCGCCCGATTTTCCGCTTTGCGAGAGATCACCACATACCTGTCATCGCATTGAATGCCGAACGTGAATTGACGGATGAAGTAGACAAGGATGGTCTGAAAGCTTTGCCTCCAGCCGATCGTGCGCGATTACCGGAGATCGGAAGCGCGAACGCTGCTTACCGCGAGCGATTGCGTAAAGTTTTCGATGAGCATCCGGACACCGGCGATTTCGAGCGCTTTGTTGAAGTGCAGCTGGTCTGGGATGAGACGATGGCGGACACCGCCGCAAACTATCTCGCAGCGCATCCGGACAAATCGATGATCGTTCTGGCAGGAGAAGGACACATCGCTTTCGGCTCCGGCATTCCGGATCGGATCCGGCGCAGACTGCCGGGCATCGCCACAGCTATTCTTCTGCCTGCGGATAAGCCTGACGAGGACTTGGAAGGCGCTGACTACCTGCTTGTTTCGCAGATGCAGACCCTGCCGCCTTCCGGAAAAATGGGTATCACGCTGGATACAACCGGCCCACTCCGCGTAAAAACCGTCGCGCCGGGAAGTGCAGCGGCTCGGGCCGGATTGCAGTCTGGCGACCGCATCGATGCCATTGACAGCCGGCCCGTGCACTCCCTGACCGACTTTCGTCTGGCATTACTCGAGAAGAAACCGGGCCAGCGTGTAAAACTGGGCCTCCAGCGTGGAACGGTTC